Proteins co-encoded in one Apodemus sylvaticus chromosome 6, mApoSyl1.1, whole genome shotgun sequence genomic window:
- the Ypel5 gene encoding protein yippee-like 5: MGRIFLDHIGGTRLFSCANCDTILTNRSELISTRFTGATGRAFLFNKVVNLQYSEVQDRVMLTGRHMVRDVSCKNCNSKLGWIYEFATEDSQRYKEGRVILERALVRESEGFEEHVPSDNS, translated from the exons ATGGGCAGAATCTTTCTTGATCATATCGGTGGTACCCGTCTGTTTTCTTGTGCAAACTGTGATACAATCCTGACCAATCGCTCAGAACTCATCTCTACTCGGTTCACAGGCGCCACTGGTAGAGCATTTCTTTTTAACAAG GTAGTTAACTTGCAGTACAGTGAAGTTCAAGATCGGGTCATGCTCACTGGCCGCCACATGGTTCGAGATGTGAGCTGCAAAAACTGCAATAGCAAACTGGGATGGATCTATGAGTTTGCTACTGAAGACAGCCAGCGTTATAAGGAAGGCCGTGTGATCCTGGAACGTGCACTAGTTCGAGAGAGTGAAGGCTTTGAAGAGCATGTACCATCTGATAACTCTTGA